DNA from Lentibacillus amyloliquefaciens:
ATGTTTTTCCCGTTCATCCCGGATAATATACATACCTGTCAGACCGGCATAGACGTTCAGTCTCGTAATTCCCATGGCATGGTCGTGATACCATAAAGTGGCGCCGCGTTGCTGGTTAGGATAATTGTAGACATCGGTTTTAAATTCAGACCCTGTATCCCTGAAGTCTCTCGTATACCACGCTTCAGGATACCCATCACTTTCCGGTGTTGTCTCACTGCCATGCAAATGTGTCACAGTACGGACTTCCGGAAGTTTATCAAGGTTATGAAACGATTTGTCAATTGGCAGTAAGTGCTTATCAGGCAGTTTATTTTTCCATTTGATCTTAGCCGGTTCACCATGCTTCACATCGATGACAGGGCCGGGGAACTGCCCGTTGTAGCCCCACAGCCGCGTCGGTCTTAAATCACGATGCATCTTTTGGCGGAACTCCGTCATCTCTATCTCATAATAGTTTTCGTGTTTGTCTGTGCGCCATGGTTTCAGTGTTTTTGGAATTGGCAGGGCATCCACAAATTTTTTCAGTTTTTTGTTCACTATGTTCAACCCCTTAAATGTGCATTTATTACAGTAGATGTTTGTAAGGGGCAAATTGCAATGGGCGAATGGTGCAAAGCATAAATTTCTTCTGTGGATGATTCGAAAGTTCTTGTTGAAACGGATAATATTGCTGAAATTCCAGACGACATGCGGTGTGCGTAGATTGGTGAAAGGAAACCGGAGCATTTCAGGCCATTATTTCCATTAATTTCCATTTGTTCAACGAATTCATCTCGATCGAATTTCTTGAACTCTCGATCGATTTATACCCCGTCTCGATCGCTCTTGAGTGTCATTCGATCGATTCGCAATTAAAACAAAGACTGATGAGGCAGACGGTCCTATACCGGCTAATGAAAAAAGACTCCCCGACTAAGGGGGGCTGTTCGGGAATAGGACAGGTCTTTAAGAATTATGACGACGTCCACGAGCCGCCATTAATATGAATGGCTTGTCCGGTCATGTAGGAAGACTCATCCGCTGCCAGCATAACATAGGCCCAGGCGTGTTCGGATGGCTGGCCGGGTCTTTCCATTAAGCTGTCCTGACCGAATGTTTCAACGCCATCTTCATTAAAGGAAGATGGGATCAGCGGGGTCCAGACAGGTCCCGGTGCGACAGCGTTTGCCCGGATGCCTTTTTTGGCAAGGCTCTGTGCGATGCTTCGCGTAAATGCTGTGACAGCCCCCTTGGTTGCAGAATAATCCATAAAAAGCGGATTGCCGCGGTATGCATTAATGGATGATGTGCTGATGATCGCATCACCATCCTGCATGTGGCGGACCGCTGCTTTGGTTGTATAAAAATGGGAGAAGAAGTTGGTCTGGAAAACTTCTTCAAACTGTTCGGATGAGATGTCCAAGAGATCTTCACGCACATATTGAATGGCCGCATTGTTGACGAGTACGTTCAGCTTGCCGAATGCTTCTACAGTTTTCTCCACGATATCAATGCAATGCTGTTCGTTTTTAACATCGCCCGGAAGCAATAGACATTGTGCGCCTTCTGCTTCGACCATTTTTTTCGTTTCTTCAGCATCATCGTGCTCATCCAAATATGATATTGCCACATCTGCGCCTTCTTTAGCATATAAAATGGAGACAGCACGGCCAATGCCGCTGTCACCACCGGTAATGAGCGCACTTTTACCTGATAATTTTCCAGTGCCCCGGTAATTGGTCGGCTGGGCAGGACGCGGATTCATATCTGATTCAATACCAGGCTGTTTAGACTGTTTTTGGCGTGGTGTAGAGCCTTTCTGCATTTTTCTTGGATCCATTAGTGAACCTCCTTCATCATTCTAACTTATAATGCGTGTTCAAAAAGGAGGATAACAAGGACCGAGAAGTTCGAGGCGGCGTAGTTTCGAGCAGCGGAATGTATGAATTTTAGATACAAGAGTAGCGAAGAAACAAGCCAACGAAGAAATTCGATGTGTCATTGTTACCGGACTTTTTGAACAGCCTCTTATAACAAGGATAACCGTTTTAATACATCGGGAAACATTTGGCAGACCCCCGAATGGCTGTTGTCTGTCTCGAATTTCCATAATACGTAGATATGATATTTGCAAAATATAGTTTCAATATTTGTGAAAGTATGCGATAATAATATAATGATAGAATAGTGTATCGGAGGATAAGAACGTGAACGAATCAAGAACAAATCGAAATCATAAAAAACCGAAAAAAAGACGCTGGCTGAAAATTACAGCAGCTGTTGTTTTTGTGCTGATAGCAGGGATTGGGCTGTATGCTTATTCCATATATGGCAATGCCCGGGATACGGTTAATGAAGAAATGCATGAACCAGTAGATTCGATTGATCGGGACATGACGAAAAAGAAAATGGAAGCATCCGAACCGCTGAACATTTTGTTACTCGGAGTGGATGAACGGGAACATGACAGCGGACGCTCAGATGCGTTGATGGTGCTGTCATTGAATCCTAAAGAAGACTCGATGCAGCTTGTAAGCATTCCGCGTGATACGCGTACCACAATTGTAGGAGAAGGTTTTGAGGACAAAATCAATCATGCCTATGCGTTTGGCGGAAGCGATATGTCTGTTGCCACCGTTGAAAATTTTCTTGATATCGAGCTGGACCATTATGTCCGTATGAATATGGAAGGGCTGAATGAACTGGTCGATAAGCTGGGCACGATTACTGTGGACAATGAAATTGCTTGGCAGGACGGCACGTATGATTTTAACGAAGGTCCCGTTGAGATGGACGGGGACAAGACGATGGCTTACGTGCGGATGCGCAAACAGGATCCGAATGGCGATTTCGGCCGGACCGAGCGTCAGCGGAAAGTCATTCAAGGCATTATTGAACAAGGAGCTTCTGTAGGTTCTGTTGGAAAAATCAATGATTATATCGATGTACTTGGTAATAACATGGCGACAAACATGGATTTTGATGACATGAAGAGCCTGTTAAACGGTTATCGCAATACCCGAAAGAATATCGCCAGCTACCAGATGAAAGGGAGCGGGACGAATATTGACGGCACCTATTATCTGATGGTGCCTGATGAGGAAATTGCCAAAGTTCACGGCATGATTAAAAAAGAACGGTCATAGAACTTGTAAATGGAAAAACGCATGTCACAAAAGAGGAGTGGCATGCGTTTTTGTGTCATCAATAGCAGTTTAACATTTTATCACAGGGGAATAGTTGAACGGTTTAAATGCAGCGTTTGAAGTGAGTGGTTCGAGATGAAAGATGTATTGAAGCTGAGTATTAGTGGGATAGTCGCCGGTATTGTTCTGATGAGCATATTGAAAATTGTTCAGCTGATCGCCGGCAGTGATGCTTATGTGTTGCTGTTCAATACGGATTACATACCGCTCTTGCCTGATTGGGGGCCTGAAGACATCGGCGGGGTAGCATTTCATTTTATTTTTTGCATTGTGAGCGTTGTCGCGCTATTTTTTATTCTGGGGCCGCTTCAGCTTGAAAAGTCGATACTGCCTTACTTTTTGATTTATACAATCGGCAGTGCTGTTTTATATTCGCTGACCGGCTTGACAGAGAGGGAGCCGACAATCGACGATCCGTTTTCATGGGCTTATTGGACAAGTGCGCACGCGGTGTACGCCTATGCGGTGGGCTGGCTGATTAAGCATTGGCTATAAGAGGTTGTTCAAAAAGCCCTCAGCCGCTTGGACGGCGAAAGAGGACTTTTAATGGCTTTCATTTCTTTTTATTCGGGCGGTCATTTCGGTATTTTCGCTTACTTTGCGAATCATCCCGGGACTTGAATTTTTTTCTTTCATTTCTCATGTTTTCTTTTAATTCTTCATCAGGCGGCTCATCCATGAATTTTTTCCCCCTTTCAAATTCCTCATAGTCAATGTTGTTTTTCTTTTTATCATTGTCCATGTGATCACCCCCGTACACAGGTTTTACATATGTTTTTCCTGCTTGGCGTCTCTGTAAACATGGATCAGGTTTGGCTCTGAATCATTCTAATCCTGCAATGTAATCCATGGACGGTTGCGATGCCATTCAACGTTTACCGGCATACCATAAAAACGGCTCAAGTTGTCAGTCGTCAGAATCGTTTCGCTTGATCCTTTCGCAAACACAGAACCTTCCCGTAAAAGCAACGTCCGGGAAAATGCCGGCAATACTTCTTCAATATGATGAGTGACAAAAATAATCGTCGGTGCATCGGCTTGTTCTGTCAGTTTTTGAATGGTTGAGAGCAGTTCTTCACGGGCAATGAAATCGAGTCCACTTGTCGATTCATCCAAAAGCAGCAAATCAGGTGATGCCATCAGCCCGCGGGCGATAAGCAGCTTTTGTCGTTCACCCTGTGAGCATGTCTGATAAGTCCGGCCGATTAAATAACCGCACCGTATTTGCTCCATAATCCGGAATGCTTTTTCAAAATCGGCTTCAGCGGGTTCTTCAAAAGCAAGGCCGATTGATGCGTATTTGCCGCTCACAACGATATCTTCAGTCAGTTCGGTTTCTTTGATCCGTGACTGCAGCGAAGAGCTGACCCAGCCGATAGATTTGCGGAGCGTGCGGATATCGATTTTTCCAAACGGCTGACCCAGCACACGCACTTGTCCGGCTGTTGGCCAGGAGTAGCCGGTTACAATATTTAATAATGATGTTTTGCCCGATCCATTCAACCCCAATACGGCCCAGTGTTCGCCTTTTTCAACATGCCAGTTGATGTCGGATAAAATGTTTTCCTGCTGGCGTCTCCAGGAAACATCATGAAGGTCGATGACGCTTGTCAATTGTATTCCCCCTAAAAGATTCCCAGTCGGGCAATTCTGTCTGCCGCTTCTTCAAGCCGGTCTGCTGATTCGAGCAACCCGACACGCACATAGCCTTCCCCGTAGTCACCGAAGCCTTTGCCCGGGGCGACGACAACGTGTGCTTTTTTCAATAATAGATCGGCAAATTCTTCAGATGTGTAGTTTGATGGCACCGGGAGCCAGGCGAAGAAGCTGCCTTGTGGTGTGTCAGCCTCCCACCCGATTTTTCGGATAGCTGTCATGAAACGATCACGGCGTTCAGTGTATGTAGCCTCAAGCTCCCGAACAGATGTCTGATCACCTTTCAGCGCTTTAGCGGCAGCACTTTGTATTCCTCCAAATAAACTGACGTACATATGGTCCTGGAATTTGTTAAGGGCTTCGATGACTGAGGGGTTACCGGCAGCAAATCCGACACGCCAGCCGGCCATGTTATATGTTTTTGACAATGTATATATTTCGATACCCGTATCTTTTGCCCCGTCAGACTGCAGGAAGCTTTGCGGTTTTGGTCCATCATAGGACAGCGCTCCATATGCAAAATCCTGCACAACACAGATGTCGTGTTTTTTTGCGAGTTTAACCGTTTCATCATAAAAGGATTTGGAAGCCGTTGCAGCAGTCGGATTATTCGGATAATTCAAGAACATCAATTTTGCCTGTTTAAGTGTCGCCTCGGGTATCGTGCTGTAGTCCGGCAAAAAGTTATGCTGAGGCTGCAATGGCATCGAATAACTTTCAGCACCGGCCATGGCAATCCCTGACATATAGTCCGGGTATCCGGGATCAGGCAGAAGTGCGGTATCATTCGGATTCAGCAGACATTGGCTTATTTCTACCAGTCCGGCTTTGCCGCCAAATAGAACTGCAATTTCCGTTTCCGGATAAAGGGTCACCCCAAATTCCCGTTTATAATAATCAGCGGCCGCTTCTTTGAAATAACGAAATCCCCGAAATGGTGAGTACTTATGATTGGCAGGATTTTCAGCCGCTTCCTGAAGCTCTTTGATAATATGATTCGGTGTCGGCAAATCAGGGTTGCCTTGACCGAGATTAATAATATCATAACCTTGTTGTTTGTATTCCTGTGTTTCAGCTGCAAGCTTGGCGAAAAATTGCTCCGGCAAACGTTTCAGCATCTCTGATTGTTCGAAATGTTGTGGCATGGTTTTAATTCCCTCCCCCAAGCGTTATATATGAAATGAATTGTACTTATGATAGCTTTGATTGATAGGGTTGTAAAGAAAAGCGAAGTCACGGGAGAGGCTTTAAAAATTGGTCGGGGAAGAGAATATGAGAAGAAGGAAGCAACGAGACGGGACAAAAATCCCATCCCCTTGTCCCTCGTCCGCCTCCGTCCCCTTGTCCCTTATTTCAATGCACCACCAATAACGGTCATTTCGACATTCGTTTCCAGCAGTTCATCCGGGTGCTCCATTTTAAATGGGTCATGGGAATAAACCGTCATGTCGGCAAGCTTGCCGCGGGTAATTGTTCCTTTTATATTTTCTTCGTTAGTTGCGTAGGCACCCATTTCTGTAAATAAGCGGAAGGCCTCACGCATTGATAATTTTTCATTCGGGTTCCAGCCGTCATGGGTTTCACCGGGAGCTTTTCTGGTGACAGCAGCGTGAATGCCAAGGAGCGGGTCAACCGGCTCAACGGGTGAATCGGACCCTCCGGCACACATGACACCGGCTTTTTGGAGTGTTTTCCAGGCATAGGAATAACCGGAGCGCTTCTCTCCAAGCCGTTCTTTCGCCCATGGAAAATCACTTGCTACAAATCGCGGCTGGATATCCGTGATTCGGTTCGGATTAGTCATTCGCTTTATCAGTTCATCATTAACAATTTGCGCATGGATTAATCTGTCGCGGTGCGTTACAGCAGGGAATTGATTGAGAATATCCAGCACGTTTGTAAGCGCCTGGTCCCCAATAGCATGAACAGCTACCGGCATGGAAAGATCCCGTGCACCTTTAACCATTTCATAGAGCGTCGCCTGATCAAACATTGCTTCACCATATTTTTCCGGGTCATCACTGTAAGGCTCTGATAACAGCGCTGTTCGTCTTCCGAGTGCCCCATCGGCAAACATTTTGACCGCACCGATTTGTAATCTGTTATTGCCATACCCTGCATACATCCCATTTGCCCGCAAGTCATCCAAAAAATCATGATCGATAAGCAGGTTGCATCTCAGGCCCAGCTGCTCCTGATTCAAAAGTTCATCGTAAAGCTGATACGTTTGGTTTAAGCCTCCGAGAAAATGCGGATCATTCGTATGGACGCTGGTCAAGCCTTTGGATAAAGCGTGTTTCATCGTCTGGCGGAGTGCGTTTTTCAGTTGATCATATGTTTTTTCCGGTATATGTTCGGTAATCAGCTGTGAGGCTGATTCAAGCAGCAGTCCCGTCGGTTGTTTCGTTTCTTCATCACGTACAATCGACCCGCCTTCAGGAACGGCTATGTCTGGATGGTACTGCGCTATGTTAAGCGCCTTACTGTTAACGAGCGCAGCATGACTGCAGACGCGCGGTATGTATAATGGGTGATTTAACGCGACACTGTCCAGCTCGTCTATTGTTGGAATGCCGCCATCGGTAAACAGATTCTCGTCCCAGCCTCTTCCAAGCAGCCATTCGCCTGATTGAAGCGT
Protein-coding regions in this window:
- a CDS encoding SDR family oxidoreductase, whose protein sequence is MDPRKMQKGSTPRQKQSKQPGIESDMNPRPAQPTNYRGTGKLSGKSALITGGDSGIGRAVSILYAKEGADVAISYLDEHDDAEETKKMVEAEGAQCLLLPGDVKNEQHCIDIVEKTVEAFGKLNVLVNNAAIQYVREDLLDISSEQFEEVFQTNFFSHFYTTKAAVRHMQDGDAIISTSSINAYRGNPLFMDYSATKGAVTAFTRSIAQSLAKKGIRANAVAPGPVWTPLIPSSFNEDGVETFGQDSLMERPGQPSEHAWAYVMLAADESSYMTGQAIHINGGSWTSS
- a CDS encoding LCP family protein, yielding MNESRTNRNHKKPKKRRWLKITAAVVFVLIAGIGLYAYSIYGNARDTVNEEMHEPVDSIDRDMTKKKMEASEPLNILLLGVDEREHDSGRSDALMVLSLNPKEDSMQLVSIPRDTRTTIVGEGFEDKINHAYAFGGSDMSVATVENFLDIELDHYVRMNMEGLNELVDKLGTITVDNEIAWQDGTYDFNEGPVEMDGDKTMAYVRMRKQDPNGDFGRTERQRKVIQGIIEQGASVGSVGKINDYIDVLGNNMATNMDFDDMKSLLNGYRNTRKNIASYQMKGSGTNIDGTYYLMVPDEEIAKVHGMIKKERS
- a CDS encoding ABC transporter ATP-binding protein: MTSVIDLHDVSWRRQQENILSDINWHVEKGEHWAVLGLNGSGKTSLLNIVTGYSWPTAGQVRVLGQPFGKIDIRTLRKSIGWVSSSLQSRIKETELTEDIVVSGKYASIGLAFEEPAEADFEKAFRIMEQIRCGYLIGRTYQTCSQGERQKLLIARGLMASPDLLLLDESTSGLDFIAREELLSTIQKLTEQADAPTIIFVTHHIEEVLPAFSRTLLLREGSVFAKGSSETILTTDNLSRFYGMPVNVEWHRNRPWITLQD
- a CDS encoding pyridoxal phosphate-dependent aminotransferase, with the protein product MPQHFEQSEMLKRLPEQFFAKLAAETQEYKQQGYDIINLGQGNPDLPTPNHIIKELQEAAENPANHKYSPFRGFRYFKEAAADYYKREFGVTLYPETEIAVLFGGKAGLVEISQCLLNPNDTALLPDPGYPDYMSGIAMAGAESYSMPLQPQHNFLPDYSTIPEATLKQAKLMFLNYPNNPTAATASKSFYDETVKLAKKHDICVVQDFAYGALSYDGPKPQSFLQSDGAKDTGIEIYTLSKTYNMAGWRVGFAAGNPSVIEALNKFQDHMYVSLFGGIQSAAAKALKGDQTSVRELEATYTERRDRFMTAIRKIGWEADTPQGSFFAWLPVPSNYTSEEFADLLLKKAHVVVAPGKGFGDYGEGYVRVGLLESADRLEEAADRIARLGIF
- a CDS encoding amidohydrolase encodes the protein MRKLYINGNFYTFDTVRPLAQAVVVENGRFIDVGTTDDMRLRWESPYSETINLNGKTVTPGLIDSHLHLSIVAENFMNLDLTGVTSKQGMLEKIQHHAQTLQSGEWLLGRGWDENLFTDGGIPTIDELDSVALNHPLYIPRVCSHAALVNSKALNIAQYHPDIAVPEGGSIVRDEETKQPTGLLLESASQLITEHIPEKTYDQLKNALRQTMKHALSKGLTSVHTNDPHFLGGLNQTYQLYDELLNQEQLGLRCNLLIDHDFLDDLRANGMYAGYGNNRLQIGAVKMFADGALGRRTALLSEPYSDDPEKYGEAMFDQATLYEMVKGARDLSMPVAVHAIGDQALTNVLDILNQFPAVTHRDRLIHAQIVNDELIKRMTNPNRITDIQPRFVASDFPWAKERLGEKRSGYSYAWKTLQKAGVMCAGGSDSPVEPVDPLLGIHAAVTRKAPGETHDGWNPNEKLSMREAFRLFTEMGAYATNEENIKGTITRGKLADMTVYSHDPFKMEHPDELLETNVEMTVIGGALK